The Listeria cossartiae subsp. cossartiae nucleotide sequence CGGCTGTATAGCGATTTCATGTTGTCTCCTCCAATTTATAACCAACGCCGCGCACGGTAACAATCCGAATCCCATCCTTTGCCTCGTCAAAATGATCGCGCAAACGTTTAATATGTACATCAACTGTTCGGTCACTGCCGTCATAGTCACGCTGCCAAATACGTTCAATTAATTCTTCACGGGTGAAAATGCGGCCGGGATAGCTCGCTAGTTGATATAATAGCTCAAATTCTTTCACGGGAATCATTCGTTCTTGGTTGCCGATTTTTATGCCGTAGCTTTTTTGATCAATGGTGATGTTTCCGATATGGATTTTCACTTCGCTTGCTTGGTTGGAACGGCGTAGCAAGGCGCGAATTCGGAAGACTAGCTCTTGCGGTTCAAAAGGTTTGGTGACGTAATCATCGGTACCCACTTCAAAACCGCGCGATTTATCAGCAAGTGCATCTTTGGCAGTCAGCATAATTACTGGAATATCGGGATAGCTTGCGCGCATTTTTTTG carries:
- a CDS encoding response regulator transcription factor, whose amino-acid sequence is MKQILVVDDDRHILKLVGHYLRAEGFRVLEANDGVEAEQITETEQVHLAVIDVMMPNMDGFELCKKMRASYPDIPVIMLTAKDALADKSRGFEVGTDDYVTKPFEPQELVFRIRALLRRSNQASEVKIHIGNITIDQKSYGIKIGNQERMIPVKEFELLYQLASYPGRIFTREELIERIWQRDYDGSDRTVDVHIKRLRDHFDEAKDGIRIVTVRGVGYKLEETT